The uncultured Celeribacter sp. genome includes the window GCGGAGCGGATCGCAAGACCGTCATATTTGCCGATCACCTCGGCGAGTTTGTCTTTGTCCTTGCCGAGATCGGGCATGAAATCGACGTCGATGCCACGGTCGCGAAAGATTTGAACGGCGGTTTCCGAGAGTTTGTCGGAGACGAGAACTTTGGGGGCCATTTGAGGGCTCCTGTCATATGAGAATTCTGTGGGAAAACCGGGCGGCAGACCGCCGCCCGTTGAAGTCCGTAAGCGCGAGTTGCGCGGTCTTATTGCTCAGCAATGCACTCTTCGAAGGCCCATTTGAGCCAAAGCGTCAACGCCTCGACATCAGAAGCCTCGATGGTCGCACCACACCAGACCCGCAGACCGGCGGGCGCATCGCGGTAAGCACCTACGTCATAAGCGACGTTGTAATCTTCGAGCTTCTTGGCCACGGCTTTCGCAAAAGCGGCGCCGTCCTTGATGCGGTCATCGGTGAACTTCAGACACACGGAAGTGTTCGACCACGTGGCCTCGTCTTCGGCGAGGTTGGCGATCCAATCGTTCCGATCACAGAAATCCCAGAGCACTTTCGCGTTGGTGGTCGAGCGCTCGATCAGCTTCGGCAAACCGCCGATGTTCTGCGCCCACTCAAGCGCCACGAGGTAATCCTCAACCGCGAGCATAGAGGGCGTGTTGATCGTCGCACCGGTAAAGATGCCGTCGATCAGCTTGCCGCCTTTGGTCATGCGGAAGATTTTCGGCAACGGCCATGCGGGCGTGTAGCTTTCCAAACGCGCGACAGCGCGGGGCGAGAGCACGATCATGCCGTGGGCCGCTTCGCCGCCCATCACCTTCTGCCAGGAGAAGGTGGTGACATCGAGCTTGTCCCAGGGCAGGTCCATCGCGAAGGCGGCAGAGGTCGCGTCACAGATGGTCAGACCTTCGCGGTCCGCCGGGATCGCATCGCCATTTGGCACGCGCACGCCGGAGGTGGTGCCGTTCCAGGTGAAGACCACGTCAGTGTCAAAATCGATCTCAGCGAAATCGACGATCTGACCGTAGTCGGCGGTTTTCACATCGGCGTCGATCTTGAGCTGTTTGACAACATCGGTGACCCAGCCGGAACCGAAGGATTCCCAAGCGACCATCGTGGCCTTACGGGCACCCAGAAGGGACCACATGGCCATTTCAACGGCGCCGGTGTCGGAGGCGGGCACGATGCCGATTTTATAATCGGCGGGGATGCCAAGAATGTCGCGGGTCGTCTCGATCGCGGCTTTCAGCTTGTCCTTGCCAATTTTGGCACGGTGCGAACGGCCCAGGGGCGCGTCAGCCAGCAGATCGAGAGAGAATGTGGGGATTTTGGCGCAAGGGCCGGACGAAAAACGCGGGTTCGCAGGACGCGCCTGCGGGTGCTTGGTAGCCATGATGTGCTATCCTTCCAGATAAATGCCTCTCGTTGGGGAGAGGTGTCCCGCGGATCGAATTAGTGGCTTTCTCGGCGCTCAGCAATATGGATTCGAAAAAATATGTCGCATTTTTATCCGACATACGTCGCAGATGCGCTGGATCGTTTCCGATTGGAAACTTCGGACCCGCCTCGGAAAACCCTCAAAACCAGACCTCATAGCGCTGGAAACCCGGCATGTCATTGCGTAGACAGGCGACAAACGGAGGCCCCTTATGTTCACCTGTATCCTGCTGACAAACCCCGCCGCGCCAGCGCTCAATCTGACCACCGCCGATGCGCTTCGTTCGGCTTGGGGCGGGGGCGATCTCAAATGGCTGTCTCTGGGCGAGGCCGCAGAGTTCAGCGTCGAGACGGTTCCGTCGAATCGCTGGGATGTCTGGGAAGGTCTGCAAACACAGGGCATCGACCTGATCGTCGTGCCGACCGAGGGGCGGCGCAAAAAGATGCTCTTGGCCGATATGGATTCGACCATGATCCAGCAGGAATGCATCGACGAGCTGGCCGATGTCGCGGGCGTCGGTGAGCGCGTCAAAGAAATCACCGCAAAGGCGATGAACGGCGAGCTGGATTTCGAAGGCGCGCTGACCGAACGCGTCGGGCTTTTGAAAGGCCTGCCGGAAAGCGTCATCCAAAAGGTCATCGACGAGCGGATTACCTTCATGCCCGGCGGCAAGGAGCTTTTGGCGACGATGAAGCGTGACGGCGCCTATTGCGCGCTGGTCTCGGGCGGTTTTACCGCCTTCACCGGCTATGTCGCCGAGGCGCTTGGGTTCGATGAGAACCGGGCCAACACCTTGCTGGTCGAGAATGGTGAACTGGTCGGCAAACCGGGCCTGCCGATCCTTGGACGCGAAGCCAAGGTCGCCGCCCTCGAAGAGATCACCGCGCGGCTTGGCCTGTCGCATGACGATGTGATGGCGGTCGGTGACGGCGCCAATGATCTCGGCATGTTGAAACTCGCGGGCGCGGGCGTGGCGCTTCATGCGAAACCCTCTGTCGCCGCTGAATGCGAGATCAGGATCAACCACGGCGATCTCTCCGCGCTTCTGTTCGTTCAGGGCTATGCGCGGTCTGACTTTGCAGATGTTTGAGGTCTCGCTCGATCTCCTGCTGATTCTCATGGCCGCCGGCTTCATCGCCGGTTTCGTCGATAGCATCGCGGGCGGTGGTGGGCTGATCACCGTCCCTGCCCTCATGCTCGCGGGCATTCCGCCGGTGCAAGCACTGGCGACCAACAAGGTGCAGGGCCTCTTTGGTGCGGGCATGGCTGCGATCAACTACGCGCACGCAGGACATGTGGACCTGCGCAAACAAATCGGCCCGGCGGCGCTGTCCTTTGCAGGCGCCATGCTCGGCGCGCTTTTGGCCAGCTCTCTGCCGACCGATGTGATCCGCCTCGGCCTGCCGGTGCTTTTGATCGCTATCGCGCTGTTCTTTGCCTTCAAACCCGGCCTCAACGACATGGACCGG containing:
- a CDS encoding phosphoserine transaminase, which produces MATKHPQARPANPRFSSGPCAKIPTFSLDLLADAPLGRSHRAKIGKDKLKAAIETTRDILGIPADYKIGIVPASDTGAVEMAMWSLLGARKATMVAWESFGSGWVTDVVKQLKIDADVKTADYGQIVDFAEIDFDTDVVFTWNGTTSGVRVPNGDAIPADREGLTICDATSAAFAMDLPWDKLDVTTFSWQKVMGGEAAHGMIVLSPRAVARLESYTPAWPLPKIFRMTKGGKLIDGIFTGATINTPSMLAVEDYLVALEWAQNIGGLPKLIERSTTNAKVLWDFCDRNDWIANLAEDEATWSNTSVCLKFTDDRIKDGAAFAKAVAKKLEDYNVAYDVGAYRDAPAGLRVWCGATIEASDVEALTLWLKWAFEECIAEQ
- the serB gene encoding phosphoserine phosphatase SerB, which translates into the protein MFTCILLTNPAAPALNLTTADALRSAWGGGDLKWLSLGEAAEFSVETVPSNRWDVWEGLQTQGIDLIVVPTEGRRKKMLLADMDSTMIQQECIDELADVAGVGERVKEITAKAMNGELDFEGALTERVGLLKGLPESVIQKVIDERITFMPGGKELLATMKRDGAYCALVSGGFTAFTGYVAEALGFDENRANTLLVENGELVGKPGLPILGREAKVAALEEITARLGLSHDDVMAVGDGANDLGMLKLAGAGVALHAKPSVAAECEIRINHGDLSALLFVQGYARSDFADV
- a CDS encoding TSUP family transporter; the encoded protein is MFEVSLDLLLILMAAGFIAGFVDSIAGGGGLITVPALMLAGIPPVQALATNKVQGLFGAGMAAINYAHAGHVDLRKQIGPAALSFAGAMLGALLASSLPTDVIRLGLPVLLIAIALFFAFKPGLNDMDRTQRITPLLFATTFVPSIGFYDGLLGPGTGAFFMLGFVSLAGYGILKATAHTKLLNFASNIGGLLGFVLVAKPLWMLGLAMGIAQIAGAYVGSTLATKVGAKLIKPVLVIASTALALKLISEWF